From a region of the Phaeodactylum tricornutum CCAP 1055/1 chromosome 4, whole genome shotgun sequence genome:
- a CDS encoding predicted protein yields MAKNSFIQAELTSSSHLLHQSDRRNTQMRSFTNIPLSSFLSGRSESSTENSSSNPKAESAPVYDNNCSKRCRDEDESEAHNGHVSHSAIPIPVQPNLHSPKRNRLNAYHAPRIVPKSFTSTMGSLAAGGGGHEKSGLRVHNRRQLSGSKLDEYLGDHDSMDVDTTEAKPRSMSF; encoded by the coding sequence ATGGCGAAGAACTCATTCATTCAAGCCGAACTTACATCCAGTAGCCATTTGCTTCACCAATCGGACCGACGCAACACCCAAATGCGCTCTTTTACAAATATTCCACTAAGCTCCTTTCTTTCGGGCCGCTCAGAATCATCAACAGAAAATTCTTCTTCTAATCCGAAAGCTGAAAGCGCTCCAGTCTACGACAATAATTGCAGCAAACGGTGTCGTGATGAAGATGAGTCGGAAGCCCACAACGGACATGTGAGCCATTCCGCAATCCCCATTCCTGTCCAACCTAATTTACACTCTCCGAAAAGAAATCGACTGAATGCTTACCATGCACCCCGCATTGTTCCAAAGTCGTTCACTAGTACCATGGGGTCGCTGGCTGCTGGAGGGGGCGGGCACGAAAAGTCCGGTCTACGGGTACACAATCGACGACAGCTTTCGGGGAGTAAGCTAGACGAGTACTTAGGTGATCACGATTCGATGGATGTCGACACAACAGAAGCAAAACCTCGAAGTATGAGCTTCTAA